From a region of the Panicum virgatum strain AP13 chromosome 2K, P.virgatum_v5, whole genome shotgun sequence genome:
- the LOC120689333 gene encoding ankyrin repeat domain-containing protein 13B-like, producing the protein MPVQDPSSSPAAAAAGGGARPKRTSSAPIRPADYAHSPAHHSVALRDAAGLQAILAGLPPLAHPSRVLTAADAAREARLASSVAAALDRRDVPGGDTALHLAVRLRLPSMASALAAAGADPTLQNHAGWTPLQEALCLGCRDIAACLLRAHRLAAWAKLRRRAPALSAALRRVQDFYLEVDFHFESSVVPLLSRAAPSDTYRIWKRGADLRADTTLAGFDGLRIRRADHSFLFFGQEANAGGRRLPPGSLLVLHRGRREVHDAFAAAAAAGDEDAATSDAAAYRPGLNITSARLVPRTTWLRKEKTENVGEWKARVFDVHNVVFSFRTLKATSAGRKDFTFELAGDEDGGDDDEFLPLEIRDDDEDGDFLVADIPPPPARRSCYVPGRRSVAGPPSHLGTPQRRRNSVDVPRRLPACASVGRGEDGIFGRHSGTTTTGGARWKEEETVKTLRPSVWLTEDFPLSVDEFLPLLDILASRVRAVRRLRELLTTKFPPGTFPVKVAIPVVPTVRVVITFTKFVPLIEPEEFFTPMSSPSLLASPGPGSIMSKPDTHKSSYLKWSSKSSRSKPANLSQVADNADPFTVPSDYTWVNSLGSKNHVKKSSKSKKGKTKET; encoded by the exons ATGCCCGTTCAGgatccctcctcctcgcccgccgccgcggccgccggcggcggcgcgcggcccaaGCGGACGTCGTCGGCGCCGATCCGCCCCGCCGACTACGCGCACAGCCCCGCCCACCACAGCGTCGCGCTGCGGGACGCCGCGGGGCTGCAGGCCATCCTCGCGGGCCTCCCGCCGCTCGCGCACCCGTCCCGcgtcctcaccgccgccgacgccgcccggGAGGCCCGCCTCGCGTCATCCGTCGCCGCGGCGCTCGACCGGCGCGACGTCCCCGGCGGGGACACCGCGCTCCACCTCGcggtccggctccggctcccctCCATGGCCtctgcgctcgccgccgcgggggcggaCCCCACCCTGCAGAACCACGCCGGGTGGACCCCGCTCCAGGAGGCGCTCTGCCTCGGGTGCAGGGACATCGCGGCCTGCCTCCTCCGCgcgcaccgcctcgccgcctgggccaagctccgccgccgggcgccagCGCTCTCCGCCGCGCTGCGCCGGGTCCAGGACTTCTACCTCGAGGTGGACTTCCACTTCGAGAGCTCCGTCGTGCCGCTGCTCTcgcgcgccgcgccctccgACACCTACCGCATTTGGAAGCGCGGCGCGGACCTGCGCGCCGACACCACGCTAGCGGGGTTCGACGGCCTCCGCATCCGCCGCGCCGACCACTCCTTCCTATTCTTCGGCCAGGAGGCCAACgcgggcggccgccgcctgcccccgggctcgctgctcgtgctccaccgCGGCCGGCGCGAGGTGCACGACGCgttcgcggcggccgcggcggcgggcgacgaggacgccgccacATCCGACGCGGCCGCCTACCGGCCGGGGCTCAACATCACCTCCGCGAGGCTCGTGCCGAGGACCACCTGGCTGCGCAAGGAGAAGACCGAAAACGTCGGCGAGTGGAAGGCTCGGGTGTTCGACGTCCACAACGTCGTCTTCTCCTTCCGCACCCTGAAGGCCACGAGTGCCGGGCGCAAGGATTTCACCTTCGAGCTGGCCGGagacgaggacggcggcgacgacgatgagTTCTTGCCGCTGGAGATCCGGGACGACGACGAAGACGGCGACTTCCTGGTCGCCGACatccccccgccgccggcgcggcgcagcTGCTACGTGCCCGGGCGGCGCAGCGTGGCGGGTCCGCCCTCGCACTTGGGCACCCCGCAGAGGCGGAGGAATAGCGTGGACGTGCCGCGGCGGCTGCCGGCGTGCGCGTCTgtggggcgcggcgaggacggcaTCTTCGGCCGGCACTcagggacgacgacgacgggggGTGCCAggtggaaggaggaggagacggtGAAGACGCTGCGGCCGTCGGTGTGGCTCACGGAGGACTTTCCGCTCAGCGTCGACGAGTTCCTGCCGCTGCTGGACATCCTGGCCAGCCGCGTGCGTGCCGTGCGCCGCCTCCGCGAGCTGCTCACCACCAAGTTCCCACCAGGGACGTTCCCCGTGAAG GTTGCTATCCCCGTTGTGCCTACGGTGAGGGTGGTCATCACATTCACCAAGTTTGTCCCCCTTATCGAGCCAGAGGAGTTCTTCACGCCGAtgtcgagccccagcctcttgGCAAGCCCAGGGCCGGGAAGCATCATGTCAAAACCTGACACCCACAAGAGCTCCTATCTGAAGTGGAGCTCGAAGAGCTCAAGATCCAAGCCTGCGAACCTGTCGCAGGTCGCCGACAACGCCGACCCTTTTACGGTGCCGAGCGACTACACCTGGGTGAACAGCCTCGGGTCCAAGAACCATGTCAAAAAGTCGTCCAAGTCCAAGAAGGGCAAGACTAAGGAAACCTAG